The following coding sequences are from one Bradyrhizobium sp. 200 window:
- a CDS encoding DUF2147 domain-containing protein codes for MKKLYILAALLMATTSAQAGGITLQINGERVRVEAPRNCNALSCIKITAPGYNGTVGNIDLKGLGSKSKDDDVADTAPAAPAAPAPAPAQATAPPPAAAAPTAVTPAPAQTTVAAVTPARTEAAPPAPPPPPAPVAAAPAPAPQPAAAAADSNSPIGIWATEENKGNVRIEECGANLCGYSVNTGARILINMKPQGSKWAGRIHDPDSGRNYDSTIALKGASTLKVQGCAFGGMFCGGQTWKRVS; via the coding sequence ATGAAGAAGCTCTACATCCTCGCCGCATTGTTGATGGCCACCACCTCGGCGCAGGCTGGCGGCATTACCCTCCAGATCAACGGCGAGCGCGTTCGTGTTGAAGCGCCGCGCAATTGCAACGCCCTTTCGTGCATCAAGATCACCGCGCCCGGCTATAACGGCACGGTCGGCAATATCGATCTCAAGGGCCTGGGCTCCAAGAGCAAGGACGACGACGTCGCCGACACCGCGCCGGCGGCACCGGCCGCGCCCGCTCCGGCTCCGGCTCAAGCCACCGCGCCGCCGCCCGCCGCTGCCGCCCCGACTGCGGTGACGCCCGCCCCCGCTCAGACGACCGTCGCAGCCGTCACGCCGGCACGAACCGAAGCCGCACCGCCCGCTCCGCCTCCGCCGCCCGCCCCTGTCGCGGCCGCGCCTGCACCCGCGCCGCAGCCGGCTGCCGCAGCCGCCGATTCGAACTCGCCGATCGGCATCTGGGCGACGGAAGAGAACAAGGGCAACGTTCGCATCGAGGAATGCGGCGCCAATCTGTGCGGCTATTCCGTCAATACCGGCGCAAGGATCCTGATCAACATGAAGCCGCAGGGCAGCAAGTGGGCCGGCCGGATTCATGATCCCGACAGCGGCCGCAATTACGACTCGACGATCGCGCTGAAGGGCGCCAGCACGCTCAAGGTCCAGGGCTGCGCCTTCGGCGGCATGTTCTGCGGCGGCCAGACCTGGAAGCGCGTGAGCTGA
- a CDS encoding molybdopterin-dependent oxidoreductase: MSTMTINGKLAPLPDDPDALLIDVMRDALDLTGTKLVCGAGVCGACTVLVDGEPAVSCLMPAGAAANKSVTTVEGIGAKALHPVQKAFMAHDALQCGFCTPGFIVEAAAFCDSWRAAKGTAVPSREEIGAALSGHLCRCGAYDGIFRAVADACAGRFDGNDILPPRMEARDKVTGSAKYTVDIRHGGQLEGVILRSPFAHARISELDLAPARAMPGVSAAISLLRDDRIVRYVGEPIAAVAAKDRKTALAAIAAIKLGSERLPSAIGLDEARKADAPVVFEKSARKKAGNVSEGGGAPASWKGNIRGPSAAFSKKPKKARNWVEGARAANNPLLVEGTFRTGTQQHACLEPHAAVARFDGDRLTVHVSTQAVFHLMELIAKRYKLGHDKVRVIADHVGGGFGSKASLGMETIVAIELAREAKAPVRIAYDRHEELSVTGYRPAAEMRIALLPSEQGELKALSLTAYADTGAATNSTIATLARLIYPAEAKELADFDVISNLPAGAPFRGPGGPPMAFALEQAIDEAALRMNVDPIALRKRWDPDPNRQRLYDWALDLEVWRNRKPLASQSGRYRRGVGVATGYWLYLWQPGSKVEVAVKGGRLIASTATQDIGTGTRTVIANTVAREFGLEPHEIEVRIGDSKLPEGPGSGGSRVTASVIPPMLLAIEQLKASIRQNARRQPVPGSNAPWREMLAASPDLSASSVRPEDSKQMAPGVQSPLKQAGFMGMIFGWMMRRFSNLAIGAGVPSSVQIVEVEVDTWLGHVRVVNAYTGIAVGRIVAPALARSQAAGAVIQGIGYALYEAREVDSRTGDVLSGGMEDYRIPGIADTPVIDVHFDQGGFDHVLGGSVGIGEVATVPTSPAVANAIHNATGVRLTELPIRPDRLVAALKGRAAA; the protein is encoded by the coding sequence ATGAGCACGATGACGATCAATGGCAAGCTTGCTCCCCTCCCCGACGATCCCGACGCGCTGCTGATCGACGTCATGCGCGACGCGCTCGATCTCACCGGCACCAAGCTCGTGTGCGGGGCCGGCGTCTGCGGCGCCTGCACCGTGCTGGTCGATGGCGAGCCCGCCGTGAGCTGCCTGATGCCGGCGGGCGCGGCTGCGAACAAGTCGGTCACGACCGTCGAGGGCATCGGCGCCAAGGCATTACACCCGGTGCAGAAGGCGTTCATGGCGCACGACGCCCTGCAATGCGGCTTCTGCACGCCGGGTTTCATCGTCGAGGCCGCGGCGTTTTGCGATTCCTGGCGCGCGGCCAAGGGAACGGCGGTGCCGTCGCGCGAGGAAATCGGCGCGGCGCTGTCGGGACATCTGTGCCGCTGCGGCGCCTATGACGGCATCTTCCGTGCCGTGGCGGATGCCTGTGCCGGCCGCTTTGACGGCAACGACATCCTCCCGCCGCGCATGGAAGCGCGCGACAAGGTGACGGGCTCGGCAAAATACACCGTCGACATCCGTCATGGCGGCCAGCTCGAAGGCGTGATCCTGCGCTCGCCCTTTGCGCATGCGCGGATCAGTGAACTCGATCTGGCGCCGGCGCGCGCGATGCCGGGGGTGAGCGCAGCGATCTCGCTGCTCCGCGACGATCGCATCGTTCGCTATGTCGGCGAACCGATCGCGGCCGTCGCGGCAAAGGACCGCAAGACCGCACTGGCCGCGATCGCCGCCATCAAACTCGGCAGCGAACGCCTGCCGTCGGCGATCGGGCTCGACGAGGCGCGCAAGGCCGATGCGCCGGTCGTGTTCGAAAAATCCGCGCGCAAGAAGGCGGGCAACGTCTCCGAGGGCGGCGGCGCGCCCGCCTCCTGGAAAGGCAATATCCGCGGACCGTCGGCTGCTTTTTCCAAAAAGCCGAAGAAGGCGCGGAACTGGGTCGAGGGCGCGCGCGCGGCGAATAATCCGCTGCTGGTGGAGGGTACCTTCCGCACCGGCACGCAGCAGCACGCCTGCCTCGAGCCGCATGCCGCGGTGGCGCGTTTCGACGGCGACCGGCTCACCGTGCATGTCTCGACGCAGGCGGTGTTTCATTTGATGGAGCTGATCGCCAAACGCTACAAGCTCGGCCACGACAAGGTACGTGTGATTGCCGATCATGTCGGCGGCGGTTTCGGCTCCAAGGCCAGCCTCGGCATGGAAACCATCGTCGCGATCGAACTGGCGCGTGAAGCCAAGGCGCCGGTCAGGATTGCCTATGACCGGCACGAGGAGCTTTCGGTCACCGGCTATCGGCCGGCGGCGGAAATGAGGATCGCGCTGCTGCCTTCCGAGCAAGGCGAATTGAAAGCGCTGTCGCTGACAGCCTATGCCGACACCGGCGCTGCGACCAATTCCACCATCGCAACACTCGCCCGCCTGATCTATCCGGCGGAAGCCAAGGAGCTGGCCGATTTCGACGTCATCAGCAATTTGCCGGCCGGCGCTCCGTTCCGCGGTCCCGGTGGACCACCGATGGCCTTTGCGCTGGAGCAGGCGATCGACGAGGCGGCGCTGCGGATGAACGTCGATCCGATCGCGCTGCGCAAGCGCTGGGATCCCGATCCCAACCGCCAGCGGCTCTACGATTGGGCCTTGGACCTGGAAGTGTGGCGCAACCGAAAACCGCTGGCATCGCAGAGCGGCCGCTATCGCCGCGGCGTTGGCGTCGCCACCGGCTACTGGCTTTATCTGTGGCAACCCGGCTCGAAGGTCGAAGTGGCTGTCAAGGGCGGACGCCTGATCGCCAGCACCGCGACACAGGATATCGGCACCGGCACCCGCACCGTGATCGCCAATACGGTCGCGCGCGAATTCGGGCTGGAGCCGCATGAGATAGAAGTCCGGATCGGCGATTCAAAGCTGCCGGAAGGACCGGGCTCGGGCGGTAGCCGGGTCACCGCTTCGGTGATCCCGCCGATGCTGCTGGCGATCGAGCAGTTGAAAGCGTCGATCCGGCAAAATGCCAGGCGGCAGCCGGTCCCCGGCTCCAACGCGCCGTGGCGCGAGATGCTCGCGGCATCGCCCGACCTCTCCGCTTCCAGCGTGCGGCCGGAAGACAGCAAGCAGATGGCGCCGGGCGTCCAGTCACCGCTCAAGCAGGCCGGCTTCATGGGGATGATCTTCGGCTGGATGATGCGACGCTTCTCCAACCTTGCGATCGGTGCCGGCGTGCCGAGTTCGGTGCAAATCGTCGAAGTCGAAGTCGATACCTGGCTTGGCCATGTGCGCGTCGTCAATGCTTACACCGGCATTGCGGTCGGCAGGATCGTGGCGCCGGCATTGGCGCGAAGCCAGGCGGCCGGCGCTGTCATCCAGGGCATCGGCTACGCGCTCTATGAAGCGCGCGAGGTCGATTCCCGCACCGGCGACGTGCTCAGCGGCGGCATGGAGGACTATCGCATTCCGGGAATCGCGGACACGCCTGTTATCGACGTGCATTTCGACCAGGGCGGCTTCGATCACGTACTCGGCGGCAGCGTCGGCATCGGCGAGGTCGCAACCGTGCCGACCTCGCCCGCGGTCGCCAACGCCATTCACAACGCGACCGGCGTTCGGCTGACCGAACTACCGATCCGTCCCGACCGTCTCGTCGCCGCACTCAAAGGGAGGGCCGCCGCATGA
- a CDS encoding CDP-alcohol phosphatidyltransferase family protein: MSLYALKPRFQAFLRPLVAWLAAKRITANAVTVMAAAGSVAIAGIVMWKAEERLVFLLMPLWLFVRMALNAIDGMLAREFGQKSRLGAYLNEIGDVVSDAALYAPFAIVAPFGPIDVAAVIFLSILAEFAGVLGPPVGASRRYDGPLGKSDRALVFGALACWIGFGGALPSSLFWLMPAIGLLLLVTTVNRVRAGLAEGVRGRTG; this comes from the coding sequence ATGTCTCTTTACGCTCTTAAGCCGCGCTTCCAGGCATTTCTGCGGCCACTGGTCGCGTGGCTCGCCGCCAAGCGCATCACGGCGAATGCCGTCACCGTTATGGCAGCCGCGGGATCGGTGGCGATCGCCGGCATCGTCATGTGGAAAGCCGAGGAAAGGCTCGTCTTCCTGTTGATGCCACTGTGGCTGTTCGTCCGCATGGCGCTCAACGCCATCGACGGCATGCTGGCGCGCGAATTCGGCCAAAAGAGCAGGCTCGGCGCCTATCTCAATGAAATCGGCGATGTGGTCTCCGATGCCGCGCTCTATGCGCCGTTCGCGATCGTCGCGCCATTCGGTCCGATCGACGTCGCGGCGGTGATCTTTCTTTCGATCCTGGCGGAGTTTGCCGGTGTGCTAGGTCCGCCGGTTGGCGCGTCGCGCCGCTATGACGGGCCGCTTGGCAAGAGCGACCGCGCGCTCGTCTTTGGTGCGCTTGCCTGCTGGATCGGTTTTGGCGGAGCGCTGCCGAGCTCGCTGTTCTGGCTGATGCCGGCGATTGGGCTTCTTCTTCTCGTCACAACGGTCAACCGCGTTCGCGCCGGCCTCGCCGAAGGCGTGCGCGGCCGTACAGGGTAG
- a CDS encoding DUF2147 domain-containing protein, with product MKRFCFLAVLIALNSSAYGRSISFSVGSHRVHIESSRHCRSVSCASVSISRNLDWRRKRDRSDDGRDAAVPAKPVPPPAPQTISPPAPPATKAPAQTIVTAPPPAAYTTAASSTRVIAVPPPPPPPAPPPVQQVSIPVPPPVPVETVQPAPQVERVAHQAEEEPSDSPVGDWQTEGKGTVRIAKCGNALCGYVLGSSNEKGEAILVNMKPKTERQWTGGVYSQDSGETYYGTISMKGLNTLRVEACALGRFYCSGNNWSRITRRADSLVTSRQTLSEPRS from the coding sequence ATGAAACGATTTTGTTTTCTCGCCGTGCTGATAGCGCTCAATTCGTCGGCCTATGGCAGGTCGATTTCATTCAGCGTCGGCAGCCACCGGGTGCACATCGAATCCTCCAGGCATTGCCGCTCGGTGTCGTGCGCCTCGGTGTCGATCTCCAGAAACCTCGACTGGCGCCGCAAGCGCGACCGTTCCGACGACGGGCGCGACGCGGCCGTGCCGGCGAAGCCTGTGCCGCCGCCTGCGCCGCAGACGATTTCGCCGCCCGCACCGCCGGCGACCAAGGCGCCGGCCCAAACCATCGTCACCGCGCCGCCGCCTGCCGCCTACACGACGGCCGCATCGTCAACCCGTGTCATCGCTGTGCCTCCGCCACCGCCGCCGCCCGCACCACCGCCAGTTCAACAGGTTTCGATTCCCGTGCCGCCTCCAGTGCCGGTCGAGACCGTACAGCCCGCGCCGCAGGTTGAGCGCGTCGCGCATCAGGCCGAGGAAGAGCCGTCAGATTCTCCGGTCGGAGATTGGCAGACCGAAGGCAAGGGAACGGTGCGGATCGCCAAGTGCGGCAATGCGCTGTGCGGCTATGTGCTCGGTTCATCTAACGAGAAGGGCGAAGCTATCCTGGTCAACATGAAGCCGAAGACGGAAAGGCAGTGGACCGGCGGCGTCTACAGCCAGGACTCTGGCGAGACGTATTACGGCACGATCTCGATGAAGGGGCTCAACACGCTTCGCGTCGAAGCCTGCGCGCTCGGCCGCTTCTACTGCTCCGGCAACAATTGGAGTCGCATCACGCGCCGCGCCGACAGCCTGGTGACGTCGCGGCAGACGCTATCCGAGCCGCGCTCGTAG
- a CDS encoding FAD binding domain-containing protein, with protein MTPIAMTPTQAGEFRAAGTDLSERRRSGVSAGPLIDISATSDTIGMHWGTEGNLRIGAFTTIAAIAGDARVAAAYPGIAASAQGLATPQIRHLATLGGNLAQRSRCWYYRNPHFACLKKGGSDCPARPGNHLYHVIFDLGPCVAPHPSTMAAALLAYEAKVITDRRSGLTIGDLLGDGSNGAADNALQPGEMIKSIELPSPLQGERALYKRAISRTYAEWPLVEICARAVVKNGTFQFIRLTAGGIAPVPLRLVAVEAALQGKKASASVIADAALQATSGAQPLPMTGYKLDLTKGVVQDLLERLAE; from the coding sequence ATGACACCGATTGCCATGACACCCACGCAGGCGGGTGAATTCCGCGCCGCCGGCACCGATCTCTCCGAGCGGCGCCGCAGCGGCGTCTCGGCCGGACCGTTGATCGATATATCAGCCACATCAGATACGATCGGGATGCATTGGGGCACCGAGGGGAATTTGCGCATCGGCGCCTTCACCACCATTGCCGCCATCGCCGGCGATGCGCGCGTCGCCGCGGCGTATCCGGGCATTGCGGCATCCGCACAAGGTCTGGCGACGCCGCAGATCCGTCACCTCGCGACCCTCGGCGGCAATCTCGCGCAACGTTCGCGCTGCTGGTACTATCGCAATCCGCACTTCGCCTGTCTCAAGAAGGGCGGGTCGGATTGTCCGGCGCGACCTGGCAATCATCTCTATCATGTCATCTTCGACCTCGGCCCCTGCGTGGCGCCGCATCCATCGACCATGGCGGCCGCGCTGCTCGCCTATGAGGCGAAAGTGATCACCGATCGTCGAAGCGGACTGACGATCGGCGACCTTCTCGGCGACGGCTCCAACGGCGCCGCCGACAACGCACTGCAACCGGGCGAGATGATCAAGAGCATCGAGCTTCCTTCACCGCTGCAAGGCGAGCGCGCCCTCTACAAGCGCGCGATCAGCCGCACTTACGCGGAATGGCCGCTGGTCGAGATCTGCGCCCGTGCCGTGGTGAAGAACGGCACGTTCCAGTTCATCCGCCTCACCGCGGGCGGCATCGCGCCGGTGCCGCTGCGCCTCGTGGCGGTGGAAGCTGCGTTGCAAGGCAAGAAAGCCTCCGCCTCTGTCATCGCGGACGCTGCCCTGCAGGCGACATCGGGCGCCCAGCCATTGCCGATGACGGGCTACAAACTCGATCTAACGAAGGGCGTCGTGCAGGACTTGCTGGAACGGCTGGCGGAGTAA
- a CDS encoding extensin family protein: MTRGVRLYLVGSFVLVSLAGCGRGFFQSAEREPWRTEAELACLKSGAVKESPELVRIDPISGPGVCGAEYPLKVAALGDNITSFGFADESLRPPGNIGNQPRWPITRAPAPAPPQGSYQGNYQGSYSGNSSGAYPNPAPRQPNYVAPSNGPISLSAPGVATQEDDIDLPPQGMPASHDNGYVAAPSYPPRDRYPAPSSAPYSQPSYSSPSPAAPRLGPAQGNSVSAFGQVSMKPAATLACPIVSALDRWLNDSVQPAAMRWFGARVVEIKQISAYSCRGMNGNPHAHISEHAFGNALDIAAFTLADGRRITVKGGWRGMPEEQGFLRDVQATACQQFNTVLAPGSNSHHEDHIHVDLMRRASRRTICQPAAVSGDQVATRAGQRIPYASRDPYSTGSFGAKKSVSRWFRSNSKVNEEDEYEDH; encoded by the coding sequence ATGACGCGCGGAGTTCGTTTGTATCTCGTCGGCTCCTTCGTCCTCGTCTCGCTAGCGGGTTGTGGCCGCGGATTTTTTCAGTCCGCCGAGCGCGAACCGTGGCGTACCGAGGCCGAACTCGCTTGCCTGAAGTCCGGCGCGGTCAAGGAGAGCCCGGAACTGGTCCGGATCGACCCGATTTCCGGTCCCGGCGTGTGCGGCGCGGAATATCCGCTGAAAGTGGCGGCGCTCGGCGACAACATCACCAGCTTCGGCTTTGCCGACGAAAGCCTGCGGCCGCCCGGCAATATCGGCAATCAGCCGCGCTGGCCGATCACGCGCGCCCCGGCGCCAGCTCCGCCCCAAGGAAGCTATCAAGGAAATTATCAAGGAAGCTATTCCGGAAACTCTTCGGGAGCCTATCCGAATCCGGCGCCGCGCCAGCCGAACTATGTTGCGCCGTCGAACGGCCCGATCTCGCTGTCCGCGCCGGGCGTGGCCACGCAGGAAGACGACATCGATCTGCCGCCCCAGGGCATGCCGGCATCGCATGACAACGGCTATGTGGCGGCGCCCTCCTATCCGCCCCGCGACCGCTACCCGGCGCCTTCTTCTGCGCCGTATTCGCAGCCATCCTATTCTTCGCCATCGCCGGCCGCGCCGCGGCTCGGGCCCGCACAGGGCAATTCCGTCAGCGCCTTCGGGCAGGTCTCGATGAAGCCCGCGGCGACGCTGGCGTGCCCGATCGTCTCGGCGCTCGACCGCTGGCTCAACGATTCCGTGCAGCCGGCGGCGATGCGCTGGTTCGGCGCGCGCGTCGTCGAGATCAAGCAGATCTCCGCCTATTCCTGCCGCGGCATGAACGGTAATCCGCACGCGCATATTTCCGAGCACGCCTTCGGCAACGCGCTCGACATCGCGGCCTTCACGCTCGCCGACGGCCGCCGCATCACGGTCAAGGGCGGCTGGCGCGGCATGCCGGAAGAGCAGGGCTTTCTGCGCGACGTGCAGGCCACTGCCTGTCAGCAGTTCAACACCGTGCTGGCGCCGGGCTCCAATTCCCATCATGAGGATCACATCCACGTCGACCTGATGCGGCGCGCTTCGCGGCGCACGATCTGTCAGCCGGCCGCCGTGTCGGGCGATCAGGTCGCCACGCGCGCCGGGCAGCGTATTCCCTACGCGTCACGCGATCCCTATTCGACGGGATCGTTCGGAGCCAAGAAGTCGGTGTCGCGCTGGTTCAGGAGCAACAGCAAGGTCAACGAAGAAGACGAGTACGAGGATCATTAG
- a CDS encoding phosphatase PAP2/dual specificity phosphatase family protein — translation MTVAESSPTAGTRESVPERPWRRAFAWLCFLAPFFYLTYGAANWLASLRPGVPSIVFGWEHAIPFLGWTIIPYWSINAFYGLSLFVCATQDELDTHGRRLLTAQVVAVICFILFPLRFTFTQPETDGLPGFLFVALTSFDQPFNQAPSLHIALLVILWVLYARHLPRWALYLLHPWFALVGVSVLTTYQHHFIDIPTGTLLGLFCLWLWPDRGPSPISVFALTRDPQRRRLAIRYAAGALVFAAAALLTGGACWWLFWPALALAFVAANYAIFGAAGFQKGADGRMSLAVRLLLAPYLASAWINSRIWTRNEPVQAAVDDGVAIGRIPSRGDSTAFASIVDLSAEMPALHAHDGWHAYPTLDLVAPSPSTLREAAATIERARENGAVLVCCALGYSRSASAVAAWLLITGRASSIQDAVERVRQVRPRIVLGEDALQAIEHAARGNP, via the coding sequence ATGACCGTCGCGGAGAGCTCACCAACTGCCGGAACCAGGGAAAGTGTCCCGGAAAGGCCGTGGCGACGCGCCTTCGCATGGCTGTGTTTTCTCGCGCCGTTCTTCTACCTCACCTATGGTGCCGCCAACTGGCTCGCGTCGTTGCGTCCGGGGGTGCCTTCGATTGTCTTCGGCTGGGAGCACGCCATCCCATTCCTGGGCTGGACGATCATTCCATACTGGTCGATCAACGCTTTCTACGGCCTGTCGCTCTTCGTGTGCGCGACCCAGGACGAGCTTGACACGCATGGCCGCCGCCTCCTGACGGCGCAGGTCGTGGCGGTTATCTGCTTCATCCTTTTTCCGTTGCGCTTTACCTTCACCCAACCCGAGACGGACGGGCTGCCCGGCTTTTTGTTCGTAGCCTTGACGAGCTTCGACCAGCCGTTCAACCAGGCACCTTCGCTGCATATCGCTCTGCTGGTGATCCTTTGGGTGCTTTATGCCCGCCATCTTCCGCGCTGGGCGCTATATCTGCTGCATCCGTGGTTCGCGCTAGTCGGCGTTTCAGTGCTCACGACCTATCAGCATCACTTCATCGACATTCCGACCGGCACGCTGCTCGGGTTGTTCTGTCTGTGGCTCTGGCCGGATCGCGGGCCGAGCCCGATCTCGGTTTTCGCGCTCACGCGCGATCCACAAAGGCGCAGGCTGGCAATCCGTTACGCCGCTGGAGCTTTGGTGTTCGCCGCCGCGGCATTGCTTACCGGAGGGGCCTGTTGGTGGCTGTTCTGGCCAGCGCTCGCACTTGCCTTTGTGGCAGCGAATTACGCCATCTTCGGCGCCGCCGGTTTCCAGAAAGGAGCGGATGGTCGCATGAGCCTTGCGGTGCGTCTTCTGCTTGCACCGTATCTGGCCAGTGCCTGGATCAATTCCCGCATCTGGACGCGCAACGAGCCGGTGCAGGCGGCGGTTGACGATGGGGTGGCGATCGGCCGAATACCCTCCAGGGGCGATTCCACAGCGTTTGCGTCAATCGTGGACCTGAGCGCCGAGATGCCGGCGCTGCACGCTCACGACGGCTGGCACGCATACCCGACGCTTGATCTGGTGGCGCCGTCGCCGTCCACCCTGCGGGAAGCAGCCGCCACCATCGAACGGGCGCGCGAGAACGGTGCGGTTCTCGTCTGCTGCGCGCTCGGCTACTCGCGCAGCGCATCGGCGGTAGCGGCTTGGCTGCTCATCACAGGTCGTGCCTCAAGCATCCAAGATGCGGTCGAGCGCGTGCGCCAGGTGCGGCCGCGAATCGTCCTGGGCGAGGACGCGCTGCAGGCGATCGAGCACGCGGCACGAGGCAACCCATGA
- a CDS encoding bifunctional alpha/beta hydrolase/class I SAM-dependent methyltransferase, translating to MRAVHEKTFQTHDGVSLFYRHWPAVSEKPQGAILLFHRGHEHSGRMAHLADEFDLPDFAVFAWDARGHGRSPGERGYSPSLGTSVRDVQTFVDHIATTYSIAVEDMAVIAQSVGAVLIAAWVHDHAPKIRCMVLASPAFKVKLYVPFARLGLKLQHAWRGKFFVNSYVKPQFLTHDPARIESYRADPLITRPIAVNILLGLYETAERVVADARAITVPTQLLISGADWVVHHAPQHRFFERLGTPIKERHILPGFYHDTLGEFGRAAAVAKLRRFILDRFAEPLNRPILLEADRMGYTRDEADALASPLPMISPRGLYWALTRLSMRIGGLLSNGIALGHRTGFDSGSTLDYVYRNTPQGTGVLGRLIDRNYLGAIGWRGIRQRKRHLEELLRAAMARLGEKNVPIRVIDIAAGHGRYVLEALDGARTKPASILLRDYGDINVEAGAKLIAEKGLVDVATFVKGDAFDRDDLAAVQPKPTMGIVSGLYELFPDNAMVRRSLAGLAAAIEPGGYLLYTGQPWHPQLELIARALTSHREGQAWIMRRRTQGEMDQLVEAAGFRKIEQRIDEWGIFTVSLAQRVGP from the coding sequence ATGCGCGCCGTTCACGAGAAGACGTTCCAAACGCACGACGGCGTTTCGTTGTTCTACCGGCATTGGCCTGCCGTGTCCGAAAAGCCGCAAGGCGCGATTCTCCTGTTCCACCGCGGCCACGAGCATTCTGGCCGCATGGCCCATCTCGCCGATGAGTTCGACCTTCCCGACTTCGCCGTGTTTGCTTGGGACGCGCGCGGTCACGGGCGCTCACCCGGAGAACGCGGCTACAGCCCGAGCCTCGGCACCTCCGTGCGCGACGTGCAGACTTTCGTCGATCATATAGCGACGACCTACAGCATCGCCGTCGAGGACATGGCGGTGATCGCGCAGAGCGTTGGCGCGGTGCTGATTGCGGCGTGGGTGCACGACCATGCGCCAAAAATCCGCTGCATGGTGCTGGCCTCGCCAGCCTTCAAGGTGAAGCTCTATGTGCCGTTCGCGCGCCTCGGCCTCAAATTGCAGCACGCCTGGCGTGGAAAATTCTTCGTCAACTCCTACGTCAAGCCGCAATTCCTCACCCATGATCCCGCACGCATCGAGTCATATCGTGCCGATCCGCTGATCACGCGCCCAATTGCCGTCAATATCCTGCTGGGCCTTTATGAGACTGCGGAGCGTGTCGTGGCCGACGCACGTGCAATCACGGTGCCGACCCAATTGCTGATCTCCGGCGCCGACTGGGTCGTGCATCACGCGCCGCAGCATCGCTTCTTCGAGCGGCTCGGAACGCCGATCAAGGAGCGTCATATCCTTCCGGGATTTTATCACGACACACTTGGCGAGTTCGGCCGTGCCGCCGCGGTCGCCAAGCTACGTCGTTTCATCCTCGATCGCTTCGCTGAGCCCTTGAACCGGCCGATCCTGCTCGAAGCCGACCGCATGGGCTATACCCGCGACGAGGCCGACGCATTGGCCTCGCCGTTGCCGATGATTTCACCGCGCGGGCTCTACTGGGCGCTGACGCGGCTGAGCATGCGGATCGGCGGTTTGCTTTCGAATGGCATCGCGCTTGGCCATCGCACCGGCTTCGACTCCGGCTCGACCCTCGACTACGTCTATCGCAACACGCCGCAGGGCACGGGCGTGCTCGGCCGCCTGATCGACCGCAACTATCTCGGTGCAATCGGTTGGCGCGGCATCCGCCAGCGCAAGCGGCACTTGGAAGAACTGCTGCGCGCCGCGATGGCGCGCCTTGGCGAGAAGAATGTCCCGATCCGCGTGATTGACATTGCTGCCGGGCACGGGCGCTACGTGCTCGAAGCGCTCGATGGCGCGCGGACGAAGCCAGCCTCGATCCTGTTGCGCGATTATGGCGACATCAATGTCGAGGCGGGCGCGAAGCTGATTGCCGAGAAAGGCCTCGTGGACGTCGCCACCTTCGTCAAGGGCGACGCTTTTGATCGCGACGATCTGGCCGCAGTGCAGCCGAAGCCGACGATGGGCATCGTGTCTGGCCTCTACGAGCTGTTTCCTGACAACGCAATGGTCCGCCGTTCGCTGGCAGGACTTGCGGCGGCAATCGAGCCCGGCGGTTATCTGCTCTACACCGGCCAGCCTTGGCATCCACAGCTCGAACTGATCGCCCGGGCGCTCACCAGCCACCGAGAGGGGCAAGCCTGGATCATGCGTCGGCGCACCCAGGGCGAGATGGATCAACTCGTGGAGGCGGCGGGTTTCCGCAAGATCGAACAGCGCATCGATGAATGGGGCATCTTCACCGTGTCGCTTGCACAGCGGGTCGGGCCATGA